The Gammaproteobacteria bacterium genome contains the following window.
GCTCTAATGTTACTTGCTATCACCTTGATGGCGGCAGCCAACATGAAAACCAACGTGAAACGTTACACACGCCATCCCATGTTGTGGGGGGTATTCCTGTGGGCCGTTGGACACATGTTATCCAACTCTGAGTGGGACGTATTGATTTTGTGTGGCAGTTTCGGGATTTATGCTCTAATCGCTATGTTCTCTGCCAATCTACGCGGCGCCCGGAAAGCCAAGGAAAAATTTCCCTTAAAAAATGATTTCATCGTGCTTGCGGCAGGTGCCACAGCCTATGTGGCGTTTATTTTTTTACATCCTTATTTATTCGGCGTTGCGGTCATCACTGCAAGCACTAACTTAGTTCCCTTTTAAACTAGGATACACCGGCGGGTGCTCCGGATTCGGAATCAAACTCCATGGTGGTAATTTCCTTATAGACAGCTTCCATCCATTGCTTTATCTCCGCATTCATATCCTCAGCTTTTCTACCCGTAGGATCAATAGGCTTACCGATAACCACCTTAATGGTTCCAGGTTTCTTAATGATGCCACGGCGGGGCCAATACTCGCCCGCATTGTGACAAACGGGAACCAGCGGATACTGGCTATGTTGCGCCAGAATAGCACCGCCGACGCCGAAACGCTTTTCCACACCGGGTGCCACACGGGTTCCCTCCGGGAAAATGACCACACACTTTCCTTGTTCCAGTCGCTGCTTACCCAGTTCCGCAATTTGTTTAACGGCCTTGCGACCGGAGCTTCGATTAATGGCCACTACGCCCAACATCGCCAGGGCCCAGCCAAAAAAAGGTACCCACAATAGCTCCCGTTTCAAAACCCAGACTTGGGGCGGAAAAATCTTTTGTAAAGCGATGGTTTCCCATGTGGACTGATGTTTACTGTAAATAATGCAAGCACCGGCAGGAATGTTTTCCGCACCTTGCACTTCATAGCCCAGACCACACAGTTTTTCCACCAACCACATCATGCCCAGAGACCAGGAACTGTAAACCCTGTAACGAACCTTAAATGAAAAGGGGAGCGTGAACAGGCCTGGAATCAAAACAAACGGCACGGTTACTACCATTAAAATATTGAATAACATGGATCGAATAAATAACACGGCTAATCCCCGTTTTTAAGTAATATATCATCCACCGCAGCGGCAAGGTTATCGTACACGGGTAAATCCTGCCAGAGAGGATCCGAATCGTCTCGGATTTTTGCCAAGGTTCTTTCACCTTTGCCTGTTTTCACCAGCACGGGGTTGGCACCAACGGCCACCGCCGCCTCCAGATCCCTTAAGGAATCCCCCACCACAGGTATATCCGCGCTATTTAAGCCATAGATTTGTATCAACTCCAGCAGCATACCGGGCTTGGGTTTGCGACAAGAACAGCCATCGTCGGGGCCGTGAGGACAAAAAACGATACGTGCCACCTCTCCGCCCAACGCTTGCAAGCCCCGACGCAGTTTATCGTGCATCTGCGCCAATATCGCCTCGTCAAAATATCCCCTGGCAATAC
Protein-coding sequences here:
- a CDS encoding NnrU family protein — its product is MVWLILGLTVFLGIHLLPTFSSLRSALIESFGPSKYQALFALSSLTGLILIVVGMIYSNNAHAWTPPAWGPSLNAALMLLAITLMAAANMKTNVKRYTRHPMLWGVFLWAVGHMLSNSEWDVLILCGSFGIYALIAMFSANLRGARKAKEKFPLKNDFIVLAAGATAYVAFIFLHPYLFGVAVITASTNLVPF
- a CDS encoding 1-acyl-sn-glycerol-3-phosphate acyltransferase — encoded protein: MLFIRSMLFNILMVVTVPFVLIPGLFTLPFSFKVRYRVYSSWSLGMMWLVEKLCGLGYEVQGAENIPAGACIIYSKHQSTWETIALQKIFPPQVWVLKRELLWVPFFGWALAMLGVVAINRSSGRKAVKQIAELGKQRLEQGKCVVIFPEGTRVAPGVEKRFGVGGAILAQHSQYPLVPVCHNAGEYWPRRGIIKKPGTIKVVIGKPIDPTGRKAEDMNAEIKQWMEAVYKEITTMEFDSESGAPAGVS
- the gmhB gene encoding D-glycero-beta-D-manno-heptose 1,7-bisphosphate 7-phosphatase; the protein is MKTIILDRDGVINADSDSYIKSPEEFVPIPGSLEAIARLNRAGYRVLVATNQSGIARGYFDEAILAQMHDKLRRGLQALGGEVARIVFCPHGPDDGCSCRKPKPGMLLELIQIYGLNSADIPVVGDSLRDLEAAVAVGANPVLVKTGKGERTLAKIRDDSDPLWQDLPVYDNLAAAVDDILLKNGD